The following proteins are encoded in a genomic region of Vibrio spartinae:
- a CDS encoding helix-turn-helix domain-containing protein yields the protein MDVSSIEMAKACTQFGRLVSKIYDDAIHISYSVVSLDTREIYTLSTDYDWHLSYWDQGLNKTVGKRISPGLSSWRDKDEEYHHLLRKHRIPDKVDYTWLCPQRAEIVSLACRHQLTSQESHQLAVLRPYLAYHAHKLWLKHQVATLPYQSMPVSSDTPDTHMYDQNHFRFGDIVLTAKEVSTIRLLLSFHSPKEIAWQHHCSESAERKRIETIKRKINCTGNRATFFQLLHKHGILDACLDVYTTSL from the coding sequence ATGGATGTTAGTTCAATAGAAATGGCAAAGGCTTGTACTCAGTTCGGCCGACTTGTTTCCAAAATATATGACGATGCCATACATATTAGTTATTCAGTGGTTTCGCTGGACACTCGGGAAATCTATACCTTATCGACAGATTATGACTGGCACCTCAGCTACTGGGATCAAGGATTAAACAAGACTGTGGGAAAACGCATATCACCGGGGCTTTCATCATGGCGGGACAAAGATGAAGAATATCATCATCTATTAAGAAAACATCGTATCCCGGATAAAGTAGACTATACATGGTTATGTCCACAACGGGCTGAAATCGTTTCTTTGGCCTGTCGCCACCAGCTAACCAGTCAGGAGAGTCATCAACTGGCAGTCCTTCGCCCTTATCTGGCTTATCATGCTCATAAATTATGGCTGAAACATCAGGTTGCAACGCTCCCCTATCAGTCAATGCCGGTTTCATCCGATACACCTGATACTCATATGTATGATCAAAACCATTTCCGGTTTGGTGATATTGTCCTGACCGCGAAAGAAGTGAGTACCATCCGCCTTCTGTTATCTTTTCATTCCCCCAAAGAAATTGCCTGGCAACATCACTGCAGTGAATCAGCGGAACGAAAACGCATTGAAACAATCAAGAGAAAGATTAACTGTACCGGCAATCGTGCCACCTTCTTTCAGTTACTACACAAACACGGGATACTTGATGCATGTCTGGATGTTTACACCACGTCTCTTTAA
- a CDS encoding VOC family protein: protein MSGCLHHVSLTCRDLNASQRFYEQFGYATLKSYTDEQVSIVIMTSDFGPAIEIFCFTSREYDHSPASRIDSMPNVQSIGITHIAIQVDDITATRRQLIKSAPCTEIRTARLGGFVYFFTHDPDENQIEIIMEN, encoded by the coding sequence ATGTCTGGATGTTTACACCACGTCTCTTTAACGTGTCGTGATCTCAACGCAAGCCAGAGATTTTACGAACAGTTCGGCTACGCCACACTCAAAAGCTACACCGATGAACAAGTCTCTATTGTCATAATGACTTCAGACTTCGGACCAGCGATAGAGATTTTCTGTTTCACAAGCCGCGAATATGACCATTCACCCGCTTCACGTATCGATTCTATGCCCAATGTTCAAAGCATTGGAATCACGCATATAGCAATTCAGGTTGACGACATTACGGCGACACGCCGGCAACTCATTAAGTCAGCCCCTTGTACAGAAATCCGAACGGCCCGGCTGGGAGGCTTTGTCTATTTTTTCACGCATGACCCAGACGAAAACCAAATAGAAATTATTATGGAGAATTAA
- a CDS encoding MFS transporter, with protein sequence MLSWPQRLGIVSGNAFEFYDIAVYAAISPYLSHLLSSHGIAHSEWMVWGIFALRFLIRPLGGLVIGKIADTQGRKKALIITSSLTGTATLLMAALPVNILGESLVILLLCLQMVQAFSFGGEYPTIIQYLHQSSRSEQHARISSLIVASSIIGVIASVLIVMGLKDTLSESQMQSYGWRIPLVIGAINIAMSFWFRLRLPAVLSAPPSPRLTNDVRATVRVGLVSITGAVVFYVQNISSSILAKDFPIQPFALVNSVTLLMMILLVGWLTDKYILSPRTSFSWGLLAGLVISYPAYYLLIHSHYGWQQWIAFMAISLISALILANLATVLFSIARNNTTSLGLGYNIALSIFGGMSPLIVSFLSEYDASYVGAYAALTTIPALIGIYVFSAPSLSLRTETNT encoded by the coding sequence ATGTTAAGTTGGCCACAACGGTTAGGTATTGTCTCGGGTAATGCATTCGAGTTTTACGATATTGCAGTCTACGCTGCCATTTCTCCTTACCTGTCCCATTTGCTATCCAGTCATGGAATCGCTCATTCTGAATGGATGGTCTGGGGCATTTTCGCGCTAAGATTTCTGATCCGTCCATTAGGGGGACTGGTGATCGGCAAAATTGCTGACACTCAAGGAAGAAAAAAAGCGCTGATCATCACCAGTAGCCTGACAGGAACCGCAACACTACTGATGGCGGCTTTGCCCGTGAATATATTGGGAGAGAGCCTTGTCATACTCCTCTTATGTCTACAAATGGTTCAGGCTTTCAGTTTTGGCGGAGAATATCCGACCATCATTCAATACCTGCATCAGAGTAGTCGTAGCGAACAACATGCTCGTATCAGTAGCCTGATTGTTGCCAGTTCAATAATTGGTGTAATTGCGTCCGTCCTGATCGTTATGGGGCTGAAAGACACCTTGTCGGAGAGCCAGATGCAATCTTATGGCTGGCGGATTCCTTTAGTCATCGGTGCAATCAATATCGCGATGAGTTTTTGGTTCCGGCTGCGGTTGCCTGCTGTACTTTCTGCTCCACCGTCTCCCCGCTTAACCAATGACGTCAGAGCCACCGTGCGGGTCGGATTGGTATCGATAACCGGAGCGGTCGTTTTCTATGTGCAAAATATCTCCAGCAGCATTTTAGCGAAAGATTTTCCCATTCAGCCTTTTGCCTTAGTCAATTCAGTCACCTTACTGATGATGATATTGTTGGTCGGGTGGCTCACTGACAAATACATATTGTCACCAAGAACAAGTTTTTCATGGGGACTGCTGGCTGGTCTAGTGATTTCTTATCCGGCCTATTATCTTTTAATTCATAGTCATTATGGCTGGCAGCAATGGATAGCATTTATGGCTATCAGCCTGATTTCAGCGCTTATCCTAGCCAATCTGGCCACCGTGCTATTTTCCATTGCCCGAAATAACACAACCTCTCTGGGGCTTGGCTATAACATTGCGCTCTCTATTTTTGGCGGGATGAGTCCGTTAATTGTGAGTTTCTTATCTGAGTATGATGCCAGTTATGTCGGTGCATATGCCGCATTGACAACCATACCGGCACTCATTGGTATTTACGTATTCTCTGCGCCATCGTTATCTCTCCGGACAGAAACGAATACATAG
- a CDS encoding Hcp family type VI secretion system effector, translating into MPTPCYISIEGETQGLITSGACTADSIGDSFVEGHEDEMMVQQFDHVVSVPTDPQSGQPAGQRVHKPFQFTVNLNKAVPLLYNALASGEKMSAVTLKWYRTSIEGKQENFFTTTLENATIVDIKCEMPHCQNPADSDFTQNLTVSMSYRKITWDHVNAGTSGADDWRKPIEA; encoded by the coding sequence ATGCCAACTCCATGTTATATCTCTATCGAAGGCGAAACTCAGGGGCTAATCACGTCAGGCGCTTGTACTGCTGATTCTATCGGTGACTCTTTTGTTGAAGGTCACGAAGATGAAATGATGGTTCAACAGTTTGACCACGTTGTCAGTGTTCCGACTGATCCTCAGTCTGGTCAGCCTGCGGGTCAACGTGTTCACAAGCCTTTCCAATTCACTGTGAACCTGAACAAAGCTGTTCCTCTGCTGTATAACGCATTGGCTTCAGGTGAAAAAATGTCTGCTGTTACTTTGAAGTGGTACCGCACTTCAATCGAAGGCAAGCAAGAAAACTTCTTCACCACAACACTTGAAAACGCAACTATCGTTGACATCAAGTGTGAAATGCCACACTGCCAAAATCCAGCAGACTCTGATTTCACTCAGAACCTGACTGTGTCAATGTCTTACCGTAAGATCACTTGGGACCACGTTAACGCGGGTACTTCAGGTGCTGACGACTGGCGTAAGCCAATCGAAGCTTAA